In Balearica regulorum gibbericeps isolate bBalReg1 chromosome 32, bBalReg1.pri, whole genome shotgun sequence, a single genomic region encodes these proteins:
- the LOC104639751 gene encoding E3 ubiquitin-protein ligase TRIM39-like, producing the protein MSGTDPLETLRVEASCSVCLEYLQDPVIIECGHNFCRRCITRWWAELARDFPCPVCRKTSRHRALRPNRQLGNMVEAARQLRGAKRKTREESLCQAHGQVLARFCRDDQAPVCLLCEISHAHRAHVLVPLDDAALEYKEKLQRCLEPLERKLEAVAGCRAREEKKPSELKRKVALRRERIAREFEELHQLLEEEERLLLRRLEEEEREILQRLQANLAQLGEQRRVLAALVAELEEKCLQSGAEMLKDIKDTLARCEAATTPVEEPASVPIELEKNFCSFPRQYFTLRKITRRLIGEVTLDPDTAHPNLVLSEDRKSVRFVEVRPRDLPDTPRRFTIYPCVLATQGFTSGRHYWEVEVGDKTHWALGVCKDSVSRKGELTPLPETGYWRVRLWNGDKYAATTTPFTPLTVRVKPKRVGVFVDYEAGKVAFYNVTDRSHIYTFTDTFTEKIWPLFYPGIRAGRKNAAPLVIRSPTDWE; encoded by the exons ATGTCGGGGACCGACCCCCTGGAGACGTTACGGGTGGAAGCGAGTTGTTCCGTCTGCCTGGAATATCTCCAAGATCCCGTCATCATCGAGTGCGGTCACAATTTTTGCCGTCGTTGCATCACCCGCTGGTGGGCCGAGCTGGCGCGTGATTTTCCCTGCCCCGTCTGTCGTAAAACTTCCCGCCATCGCGCTCTTCGACCCAACCGCCAACTCGGCAACATGGTAGAAGCCGCTCGGCAGCTGCGCGGagctaaaaggaaaaccagGGAGGAAAGCCTTTGCCAAGCTCACGGTCAAGTTCTGGCTCGTTTTTGTCGTGACGATCAAGCTCCCGTTTGTCTGCTCTGCGAGATCTCCCACGCGCATCGCGCCCACGTCCTCGTCCCCCTCGACGACGCGGCTCTCGAGTACAAG GAGAAGCTGCAGCGCTGCCTGGAGCCGCTGGAGCGAAAGCTGGAAGCTGTCGCTGGCTGCCGAGCTCGGGAGGAGAAAAAACCGAGCGAGCTGAAG AGGAAGGTGGCTCTGCGTCGGGAACGCATCGCCCGGGAATTTGAGGAGCTtcaccagctgctggaggaagaggagcggCTGCTGCTGCGACggttggaggaggaagagcgCGAGATCCTGCAGCGGCTTCAGGCCAACCTGGCTCAGCTCGGGGAGCAGCGCCGGGTCCTGGCCGCCCTCGTGGCCGAGCTGGAGGAGAAGTGTCTGCAGTCGGGCGCCGAGATGCTGAAG GACATCAAGGACACCCTGGCCAG GTGTGAAGCGGCGACGACACCAGTGGAAGAACCGGCGTCTGTCCCCATCgagctggaaaaaaacttttgcaGTTTTCCCCGGCAATATTTCACCCTCCGGAAAATCACCCGGCGCCTCATCG GTGAAGTGACGCTGGATCCCGACACGGCTCATCCCAACCTGGTTTTATCGGAAGATCGGAAAAGCGTTCGTTTCGTGGAAGTTCGACCCCGGGATTTACCGGATACCCCGCGACGTTTCACCATCTACCCCTGCGTTTTGGCGACGCAGGGTTTTACCTCCGGTCGTCATTACTGGGAGGTGGAAGTCGGTGATAAAACCCACTGGGCTCTCGGCGTTTGTAAGGATTCGGTGAGTCGAAAAGGGGAATTAACGCCGTTACCGGAGACGGGATATTGGCGGGTACGGCTCTGGAACGGCGATAAGTACGCGgccaccaccacccccttcACGCCGCTGACGGTGAGGGTGAAACCCAAACGGGTCGGGGTCTTCGTGGACTACGAAGCCGGGAAAGTGGCTTTTTATAACGTCACCGATCGCTCCCACATTTACACCTTCACCGATACTTTCACCGAAAAGATTTGGCCGCTTTTTTATCCCGGGATCCGCGCCGGCAGGAAAAACGCGGCACCTCTCGTTATCCGTTCGCCTACGGATTGGGAGTGA
- the GNL1 gene encoding guanine nucleotide-binding protein-like 1 has translation MPRKRPFSAKRKKQQLRDRRERKRGDAPAGPDSGPGSRSESRERGSDAAPAEAGDPAPPPRRHDPGRFRLQLGGPRAEALARRRRRAQEELLELLPETALELDPDTVYGPGLDFPRRPPWSFAMSPEELRVREEAAFSAFLRTLREGQRHDRAEEGATNGDGDDDGGDVAPFEHNLETWRQLWRVLEMSDVILLITDARHPALNVPPALATHVTRELGKGLILILNKVDLTSPAVATAWSHLLRRRFPAARVVPFTSAPRRPPAPGLQRRQRRGGGWSRAVGPRQLLEACESIVGEEVDLSSWRARLDRAEEAAARGEEEEEEEQQEEVGDDVDVGDDDADGDGPVAAPRQWERYRHGVLTLGCVGLPNAGKSSVLNALVGRSAVSVSRAPGRTRYFQTHFLTPTVRLCDCPGLVFPSRAPPALQVLAGVYPISQLQEPYSAVGYLAARLPLPPLLQLRPPSAAAGWTAWDLCEAWAEKRGYKTAKAARNDVYRAANSILRLAAEGRLRLCLRPPGYAAQKDLWEQHPETAALAALQERGEPGVRGSAPPGEGSTSEEEEEECDSGEEVEPGEATPPGSTASNPFALLGEDEC, from the exons ATGCCCCGCAAGCGGCCGTTCAGCGCGAAGcggaagaagcagcagctccgCGACCGGCGCGAACGGAAGCGGGGCG ATGCCCCAGCAGGGCCGGACTCGGGCCCGGGTAGCCGTAGCGAGAGCCGGGAACGTGGTAGCGATGCGGCCCCCGCTGAAGCGGGAGATCCggctcctcctccccgccgccaCGACCCCGGCAG GTTCcggctgcagctgggggggcCGCGGGCCGAAGCCTTGGCTCGACGCCGGCGCCGGgcccaggaggagctgctggagctgctgcccgAGACCGCCCTTGAGCTGGACCCTGACACCGTCTATGGCCCCG GGCTGGACTTCCCGCGTCGGCCGCCCTGGAGCTTTGCTATGAGCCCGGAGGAGTTGCGGGTACGGGAGGAAGCGGCATTCAGCGCCTTTCTAAGGACCCTTCGGGAGGGCCAGCGCCACGACAGGGCCGAGGAGGGGGCCACCAACGGTGACGGCGATGACGACGGAGGGGATGTGGCCCCTTTCGAGCACAACCTGGAG ACATGGCGGCAGCTCTGGCGCGTGCTGGAGATGTCTGACGTCATCCTTCTCATCACTGACGCCCGGCACCCG GCGCTGAACGTGCCGCCGGCGCTGGCCACCCATGTGACGCGGGAGCTGGGGAAAGGCCTGATCCTCATCCTCAACAAAGTGGACCTGACCTCCCCCGCCGTGGCCACCGCCTGGAGCCACCTCCTGCGCCGCCGCTTCCCCGCTGCCCGCGTCGTCCCGTTCACCTCTGCCCCCCGACGGCCCCCAGCACCCG GTCTGCAGCGACGGCAGAGGCGAGGGGGTGGCTGGAGCCGGGCTGTGGGACCTCGGCAGCTTCTGGAGGCCTGCGAGAGTATCGTGGGGGAAGAAG TGGACCTGAGCAGCTGGCGGGCGCGGCTGGACCGggcggaggaggcggcggcacgaggggaggaggaggaggaagaggagcagcaggaggaggtgggggacGACGTGGACGTGGGTGATGACGACGCTGATGGCGACGGCCCCGTGGCGGCCCCCCGGCAGTGGGAGCGGTACCGCCATGGCGTCCTCACCCTGGGCTGTGTCG gcCTGCCGAACGCGGGCAAGTCCTCGGTGCTGAACGCGCTGGTGGGACGCAGCGCCGTCAGCGTCTCCCGTGCCCCCGGCCGCACTCGCTACTTCCAGACCCATTTCCTCACCCCCACCGTCCGCCTCTGTGACTGTCCCGGCCTCGTGTTCCCCTCCCGTGCCCCTCCGGCTCTCCAG GTGCTGGCGGGTGTCTACCCCATCTCGCAGCTGCAGGAGCCCTACTCAGCTGTGGGGTACCTGGCTGCCCGCCTCCCGTTGCCGCCTCTCCTCCAACTGCGCCCCCCCAGTGCTGCCGCCGGTTGGACTGCTTGGGATCTTTGTGAAG CCTGGGCAGAGAAACGAGGGTACAAGACAGCGAAGGCAGCTCGTAACGACGTCTACCGcgcggccaacagcatcctgcgGCTGGCAGCCGAGGGCCGACTCCGCCTCTGCCTGCGCCCGCCTGGCTACGCCGCCCAGAAGG ATTTGTGGGAGCAGCACCCCGAGACGGCGGCGCTGGCGGCGCTGCAGGAGAGGGGGGAGCCGGGGGTCCGGGGGTCTGCCCCCCCGGGGGAGGGGTCAACctcggaggaggaggaggaggagtgtgACAGCGGTGAAGAGGTGGAGCCTGGAGAGGCCACGCCCCCTGGCAGCACGGCCTCCAATCCCTTTGCTCTGCTGGGAGAGGATGAGTGTTAG
- the RPP21 gene encoding ribonuclease P protein subunit p21 isoform X1, whose product MGSAGPAHSAGARPIGAEMAAPVRDREALQRLNFLFQAAHWVLPHSPALARFYCSTQRGAARRLVLRMAPSVKRTVCRRCCSLLLPGAGGCLRLRGGGQPRVVLRCRSCGRSRRYLCRQELRPLGQAPPTGPAPEDSPA is encoded by the exons ATGGGGAGCGCCGGTCCCGCCCACTCCGCGGGGGCGCGGCCAATCGGGGCAGAGATGGCGGCGCCGGTCCGGGACCGCGAGGCGCTGCAGCGGCTCAACTTCCTCTTCCAG GCCGCACACTGGGTGCTCCCCCACAGCCCGGCCCTGGCCCGGTTCTACTGCAGCACCCAGCGAGGGGCCGCCCGCCGCCTGGTCCTGCGCAT ggCCCCCTCGGTGAAACGCACCGTGTGCCGCCGCTGctgttccctgctgctgcccggggccgggggctgcctgcGCCTGCGGG GGGGAGGGCAGCCCCGCGTCGTCCTGCGGTGCCGGAGCTGTGGCCGCAGCCGCCGGTACCTCTGCCGGCAGGAGCTCCGCCCCCTCGGCCAGGCCCCGCCCACCG gccccgccccaGAGGACAGCCCGGCGTAA
- the RPP21 gene encoding ribonuclease P protein subunit p21 isoform X2 — MGSAGPAHSAGARPIGAEMAAPVRDREALQRLNFLFQAAHWVLPHSPALARFYCSTQRGAARRLVLRMAPSVKRTVCRRCCSLLLPGAGGCLRLRGGGQPRVVLRCRSCGRSRRYLCRQELRPLGQAPPTEDSPA; from the exons ATGGGGAGCGCCGGTCCCGCCCACTCCGCGGGGGCGCGGCCAATCGGGGCAGAGATGGCGGCGCCGGTCCGGGACCGCGAGGCGCTGCAGCGGCTCAACTTCCTCTTCCAG GCCGCACACTGGGTGCTCCCCCACAGCCCGGCCCTGGCCCGGTTCTACTGCAGCACCCAGCGAGGGGCCGCCCGCCGCCTGGTCCTGCGCAT ggCCCCCTCGGTGAAACGCACCGTGTGCCGCCGCTGctgttccctgctgctgcccggggccgggggctgcctgcGCCTGCGGG GGGGAGGGCAGCCCCGCGTCGTCCTGCGGTGCCGGAGCTGTGGCCGCAGCCGCCGGTACCTCTGCCGGCAGGAGCTCCGCCCCCTCGGCCAGGCCCCGCCCACCG AGGACAGCCCGGCGTAA
- the RPP21 gene encoding ribonuclease P protein subunit p21 isoform X3: protein MGSAGPAHSAGARPIGAEMAAPVRDREALQRLNFLFQAAHWVLPHSPALARFYCSTQRGAARRLVLRMAPSVKRTVCRRCCSLLLPGAGGCLRLRGPAPEDSPA, encoded by the exons ATGGGGAGCGCCGGTCCCGCCCACTCCGCGGGGGCGCGGCCAATCGGGGCAGAGATGGCGGCGCCGGTCCGGGACCGCGAGGCGCTGCAGCGGCTCAACTTCCTCTTCCAG GCCGCACACTGGGTGCTCCCCCACAGCCCGGCCCTGGCCCGGTTCTACTGCAGCACCCAGCGAGGGGCCGCCCGCCGCCTGGTCCTGCGCAT ggCCCCCTCGGTGAAACGCACCGTGTGCCGCCGCTGctgttccctgctgctgcccggggccgggggctgcctgcGCCTGCGGG gccccgccccaGAGGACAGCCCGGCGTAA